Sequence from the Pseudomonas frederiksbergensis genome:
GGTGGCTAACGGTGTCGATGGGGCGATCATCGATACGCTCAAACAGGCTCTGGAGGCTGAGGGCGCCCACGCCAAAGTGCTGGGGCCGACTTCGGCGCCGGTCACCACGGCCGATGGGCAGACGCTGGCGGTGGATGCGTCCATGGAAGGCATGCCGTCGATTGCCTTTGACGCGGTGTTCGTGCCCGGTGGTGCGGAGTCGATCAAGGCCTTGAGTCGCGACGGCGTGGCGTTGCATTACGTGCTGGAGGCCTACAAGCATCTGAAAGCCATTGGCCTTCATGGTGAGGCCCGGCAGTTGTTGGTGGAATTGAAGCTGGAGGTGGATGCGGGGTTGATCGAAGACGCGGATGCGAGCGGTTTTTCGCGATTTTTTGCGGCGATTGCTCAGCATCGGGTTTGGGCGCGGGAGCCCAAGGCGAAGGCGGTTCCGGCCTGATGAGGGCCTGAAGGGGTTTGTTGCAGGACAGGGCGCTTTCGCGAGCAAGCCCGCTCTCACACAGGTTTGCGAACAACCTTGTGGGAGCGGGCTTGCTCCGGGCTGCGTTCCTACGGAGCTTTTAGGGCTTGCGCGGAGTCAGCACCATCTGCGCTGGCACACTGCGCAAAATCTGTTTCCGCAACTTCAGATCAAACCCCGGATCAAGCTTCTTGACTCGCTTGTCCAGTAACGTCGCCAGCCAAGGGTAATCATCGGTACGCGGCGCCTGGATGCTGACGTCGCACTGATAATTCACCACATCGGCGGCGATGGCGTCCAGTTGCCGACGCATTTGCTGAATATCGGCTATGTTGAGCGCAACCGTGGTGCTCGGTGCGCTCGGGTCGATCACCTTGGCAACCGGCTTGGCTTCGGCGGCCTTGAGGTCGGCCTCGGCCTTTTCCAGGTCGGCCTTGCGGGCTTCGGCAATGGCGCTGTTGAACTCGCCGGTCAGCGCCGGAGCCTTGGGCATCAAGGCTCGGGCTCGGCTAAGGGCGGTGGCGGCAGCGTTGACATCGCCTTTTTGCAGGTCGATCTGGCTGCGGCGCAGATACGCCTCGGCCAATTGCCGCTGGTAGGGTTCCAGCGTCGGGTCTTCGGGCGACTGGGCCTGCAAGGCGGCCAACTGGCCTTCAGCGGTGGCTAGCTCATTGCTGGCCAGGCTTTGTTCGAGCTGTGCGATGGCCGGGCCCCGCGTATCGGGAGCCTGGGTGACCGGCGGAGTACTCTGGCACGCGCCCAGCAGTAGGGAAAATGCGACAAGGAGCAGATAACGGGAGGCGAACGGCTTCATTCCTGCGACTCTCTATTTGCGCAAAAAGCGAGCAAGTCTACACCCCTCGACGGGGCAGGACAAAACTCAGCAGAAACAACGCCGCGGCGCTGACCACGATCGAGGGGCCGGCCGGGGTGTCCTTGAACCAGGAAAGGGCCAGGCCACCACAGACCGCGAGCATGCCCAGCAGGCTCGCGCCCAGGGCCATTTGCTCGGGCGAGCGGGCGTGACGCTGTGCCGCAGCCGCCGGGATGATCAGCAATGAAGTAATCAGCAACACACCGACGATTTTCATCGCCACTGCAATGACCACGGCGATCAACAGCATCAGCGCCAAGCGCAGGCTGACCACCGGCAGACCCTCGACCCGCGCCAGTTCTTCATGGACAGTGACCGCCAGCAATGGACGCCACAGCGCCACCAGCAACAGCAATACCGCCGCACTGCCGCCCAGGATCCAGGCGAGATCCGCAGGGCTGATTGCCAGCAGATCGCCGAACAGATAGGCCATCAGGTCGATCCGCACGTCACGCATGAAGCTCAGCACCACCAGCCCGAGGGACAAGGTGCTTGGTGCGAGGATCCCCAGTAGCGTGTCGGACGCCAGCGGCTGGCGCTGTTGCAGCGTGACCAGCACCACCGCCAGCAACAGGCAGCCAACGGTCACCGCGATGGCCGGGCTGACATCCAGCAGAAACCCCAGGGCCACCCCCAGCAGCGCCGCGTGGGACAAGGTGTCGCCGAAATAGGCCATGCGCCGCCAGACCACGAACGAGCCCAGCGGACCGGCGACCAAGGCAAGGGCCAGGCCTGCGAGCAAGGCGTACATCAGAAAATCAGCCATGCTTGCAGCCGTCTCCATGAACATGATTGGAAGCAGAAGGGGCGCTGACCACCGAACCATGCAGGTCATGGGCGTGGTCATGGTGGTGGTGATAAATCGCCAGGCTTTGTGCGTTCTTTCCGAACAACTCGACGAAGGCCGGATCGCCGCTGACTTGCTCGGGATGCCCGGAGCAGCAGACGTGGCGGTTGAGGCAGACCACTTGGTCGGTGGTGCTCATCACCAAGTGCAAATCGTGGGAGACCATCAGCACGCCGCAGCCGTGGCGGTCGCGCAGGCGCGTGATCAGGCTGTACAGCTCGGCCTGGCCCGCTACGTCGACGCCTTGCACTGGCTCGTCGAGCACCAACAATTCAGGCTCGCGCAGCAGGGCGCGGGCCAGCAATACCCGTTGCATCTCGCCACCGGAGACACTTTGCACCGGGCTGTCGATCACCTGTTCGGCGCCGACCTCCTTCAGCGCCGCCAAGGCCCGCTCGCGATCGACGCCCGGCACCAGGCGCAGAAAGCGCAGCACCGACAGCGGCAACGTCGGATCGACGTGGAGTTTTTGCGGCATGTAGCCGACGCGCAACCTGGGCTTGCGCCAGACGCTGCCGCTGTCGGGCTTGAGCAAGCCCAATACGGCGCGTACCAGGGTGGTCTTGCCGGCGCCGTTGGGGCCGATCAAGGTCACGATCTGCCCCGGCTCGACGCTCAGGTGAATGTTGTCCAGCACGTTCTGCCCGGCGAACGTCACGGCCACCTGCTCGAGGCGGATCAGCGCGTTGCTCATCAGGCCCCCTGGCAGCCGGAGCAGAGGCCGACGACTTCGACGGTCTGGGTGTCGACGACGAAGCCGACTTCCTTGGCGCTGGCGACGATGGCATCGCTGATGGATTTCTGTTCCAGCTCGATGGCGGCGTGGCATTCGCGGCAGATCAGGAACTGGCCTTGATGGGCGTGCTCCGGATGGTTGCAGCCGACGAAGGCGTTGAGCGACGAAATGCGATGCACCAGGCCGTTTTCCAGGAGGAAATCCAGCGCCCGATAAACGGTTGGCGGCGCGGCGCGGCGGCCGTCCTGCTCGCTGAGCACCGCGAGAATGTCGTAGGCGCCCAGTGGCTTGTGGCTTTGCCAGACCAATTCCAGCACGCGCCGACGCAGGGCGGTCAGGCGCAACCCTTGGCGCGCGCAGATGGCGTCGGCCTCGGACAGCGCGCTGTGCACGCAGTGGGAGTGATCGTGGGGACGACTGGCAAGGGGAGTAATGGGCATGGGCAGCGACGAGATTAGTGAGAGACGTTATTATGTTACCCGTTCTCGTCTCTTCGAGTGGTCATCGTGTCCCGATTTTTTTCGCTGTTTGTCGCTTTTGTCGCAAGTTTCCTACTGATTGGCTCGGCCCAGGCCGACGTCAAGGTGCTCACCAGCATCAAGCCGTTGCAATTGATTGCCGCCGCTGTGCAGGACGGCGTGGCCGTCCCGCAAGTGTTGCTGCCCCCAGGAGCTTCGCCGCACCACTACGCATTGCGGCCCTCCGATGTACGCAAGGTGCAGTCGGTGGACCTGTTGTACTGGATCGGGCCCGACATGGAGGGATTCCTGCCGCGCGTGTTGAACGGTCGTACGCTGCCGTCGGTCGCCGTGCAAGAGCTGCCGGGGCTCAAGTTGCGTCACTTCGCCCAGGACAGCGCTTCCCACGAGGATCATGACGATGATGGGGGCGATGATCACGATCACGACCATCGTCCCGGCACCGTGGACGCCCACCTGTGGCTGTCGCCGCACAATGCGCGGGTGATCGCCGCCAGGATGGCAGCTGACCTGAGCGCCGCGGATCCGGCGAACGCGGCCCGCTATCAAAGCAACCTCAAGGGCTTCAACCAGCGTCTCGATGCCTTGGACGCACGCATCAAGGCCCGCCTGGCCGGGGTCGCGGGCAAGCCGTATTTCGTCTTCCACGAAGCGTTCGACTATTTCGAAGACAACTACGGCCTCAAGCACGCCGGGGTGTTCGCCGTGGCTGCCGAAGTCCAGCCCGGTGCCCAGCATGTGGCGGCAATGCGCACGCGCTTGCAGGCGGTGGGCAAGACCTGCGTCTTCAGCGAACCGCCGCTGCGCCCGCGCCTGGCCGAAACCCTGGTGGCCGGGTTGCCGGTGAAACTGGCGGAGCTGGATGCGCTAGGCGGCTATACCCCGGCGACGGCGCAGGGGTATGAGCAGTTGTTGGAGAAGTTGGGGAATGATCTGGCGGGGTGCCTGGAGTCGCTATAGCGCTGCCAAGCGCAAACCCTGTGGCTAGGGGATTTATCCCCGTTGGGCTGCGCAGCAGCCCCCCTGCTTTCTATCTGACGGACTCGCGGCGGCAGCTATTTTTTGGGGCCGCTTCGCGCCCCAGCGGGGATAAATCCCCTCGGCACAACATCATTCGGCGAAAGCCTTCTATTGATACTTAAAGGGCAAAAGGCAACACCGTGTGAACCGTCTGCCGCTGCGCCAGACGCTGCTGAAATTCCATCGGATCGTGAATCAACACATCCTGCCCGGCAAACGATTCGGCAGCAATCAACCGCGACAGCCAGAACCGTACGCACGCCACGCGCAGCATGGTCGGCCACAGTTGTGCCTCAGCGGCGGTAAACGGCCGCAGTGCCGCGTACGCACCCAGCAACGCCCGCGCCCGGGCGCCATCGAGCACGCCGTCGTCATCCGAGCACCAGTCATTCAAGGCGATGGCGACGTCATACAGCATCGGCCCGGAGCAGGCGTTGTAAAAGTCGATCAGCCCGGTCAGGTGCGTGCCTTCGAACATCGCATTGTCGCGGAACAGGTCGGCATGAATGTTGGCCCTGGGTAGCGCCAGGATGCCTACCTTCTTCGACGAGATTTCTTCCAGCGCTGCTTCCAGCAACTGACGCGGCTCGGTATCGAGGTGCGACAGCAGTTTGCCGCCCTCCTCTTGCATCCAGTCCAGGCCGCGATCGGTCTTGCGCTTGATCATATTGTCGCGGGTCGCCAGGTGCAGATGCGCCAGCAATTCGCCGACTTGGGCGCAGTGCTGGGCGTTGGCCTGCTTGATGTGCTTGCCGGCCAGGCGCGGTTGCAGCAGCGCCGGCTTGCCCGCCAGCTCACGCAGCGCGACGCCGTCGGTGGTGCGCAAGGCGTAAGGCACCGGCAAGTCGGCATTGTGCAGCACGTCCAGCAACTCAATGAAGAACGGCATTTCCTGCACCGGGCCACGCTCGACCAAGGTCAGGACGAACTCGCCCCGCTCCAGGCTGATAAAGAAATTGGTGTTTTCGCTGCCGGCGGCGATCCCCTGGAAATCAAGCAGGCGGCCAAGCCCATAAGGGGCGAGAAAGGTTTCCAGCTCGGGCCGAGCCAGGGGAGTGAACACAGACATGGTCAAAAACTGCTCAGTTCGGGCGCCGTGATTGACGCGGCGCCTATTAAAATTAAGAAACTACTTCCACTCAAAGATTTTCCACGAAGGGATCAGCATATCCGGCTCGTCCGAACGGATGAAGTTTGCATCGGTGCCGTCGGCACGCACCAGAAAATAAGGCTTGCCGTTCTTGGGCGTGACCTTGATCGCATACAAAAAGCCGTTTTGCCGATATTCCTGGATCGTGTTATCGCCTTCGGTGCGGATGGTGACATCCGGGTCCGCCGAGGGCGCGTCGTCCGCCGCCATGACGGCCAACGGGGTGAATGCAAACAAGCCAGCCAGTAACAGGCGATTTAGTGTACGCATGATAACCTTGTCCCTTTGTCGTCAACGGTCCCGCTATTCTAGCCCCGGACCCGCCGAAAAGGTTGATCCTGCTCATGAGCCAAGCTCCCCTCGTCCTGGTGGACGGTTCTTCTTACCTGTACCGCGCCTTTCACGCGCTGCCACCGCTGACCACGTCCAAAGGCCTGCCGACCGGTGCGGTCAAGGGCGTGTTGAACATGCTCAAGAGCCTGCGCAAGCAGTATCCGGACAGTCCTTTCGCCGTGGTTTTCGACGCCAAGGGTGGGACGTTTCGCGATGCGCTGTACGCCGAATACAAGGCCAACCGCCCAAGCATGCCGGACGACATGCGCGTGCAGATCGAGCCGCTGCACGCCAGCGTCAAGGCCCTGGGTTTCCCGCTGCTGTGCGTGGACAACGTCGAAGCCGATGACGTGATCGGCACGCTGGCCCGCAGCAGCGCCGCGGCGGACCGTCCGGTGGTGATCTCCACCGGCGACAAGGACATGGCGCAGTTGGTCGACGGGCACATTACCTTGGTCAACACCATGACCGGTAGCTCGCTGGATGTGGCTGGCGTTAAGGAGAAGTTTGGCGTCGCTCCGGAGCAGATCATCGATTACCTGGCGTTGATGGGCGATTCGTCCGACAACATCCCGGGCGTCCCAGGCATTGGACCGAAGACCGCTTCCGGCCTGCTGGTGGGCGTCAACGGTGGCCTGACCGAGCTGTACGCGCAACTGGACATCGTCGCCACCTTGCCGATCCGTGGCGCCAAGACGCTGGCCGCCAAGCTCGAAGAGCACAAGGAGATGGCGTTCCTGTCGTACGAGCTGGCGACCATCAAGACCGATGTGCCGCTGGATGTCGGACTCGACGATCTGCAAATGGGCACGCCGGACCACGAGAAACTGGCCGAGCTGTATACACTGCTGGAATTCAAGAGCTGGTTCGAAGAAAACCAGCGGGACGCCAAGCGTGCCGGCCAGGAAATCGTCGACGTTACCGAAGAACAGCCCGGCGCTCCCGAGGCCAAGTACGAGGTGATCCTCGACCAGGCGCGCTTCGACGCGTGGCTGGCCAAACTGGACAAGGCGCCGCTGTTTGCCTTCGTCACCGAAACCAACGGCGGCGATGCCCAGCAATCGCA
This genomic interval carries:
- a CDS encoding PA5502 family lipoprotein, giving the protein MKPFASRYLLLVAFSLLLGACQSTPPVTQAPDTRGPAIAQLEQSLASNELATAEGQLAALQAQSPEDPTLEPYQRQLAEAYLRRSQIDLQKGDVNAAATALSRARALMPKAPALTGEFNSAIAEARKADLEKAEADLKAAEAKPVAKVIDPSAPSTTVALNIADIQQMRRQLDAIAADVVNYQCDVSIQAPRTDDYPWLATLLDKRVKKLDPGFDLKLRKQILRSVPAQMVLTPRKP
- the znuB gene encoding zinc ABC transporter permease subunit ZnuB, which codes for MADFLMYALLAGLALALVAGPLGSFVVWRRMAYFGDTLSHAALLGVALGFLLDVSPAIAVTVGCLLLAVVLVTLQQRQPLASDTLLGILAPSTLSLGLVVLSFMRDVRIDLMAYLFGDLLAISPADLAWILGGSAAVLLLLVALWRPLLAVTVHEELARVEGLPVVSLRLALMLLIAVVIAVAMKIVGVLLITSLLIIPAAAAQRHARSPEQMALGASLLGMLAVCGGLALSWFKDTPAGPSIVVSAAALFLLSFVLPRRGV
- the znuC gene encoding zinc ABC transporter ATP-binding protein ZnuC, whose amino-acid sequence is MSNALIRLEQVAVTFAGQNVLDNIHLSVEPGQIVTLIGPNGAGKTTLVRAVLGLLKPDSGSVWRKPRLRVGYMPQKLHVDPTLPLSVLRFLRLVPGVDRERALAALKEVGAEQVIDSPVQSVSGGEMQRVLLARALLREPELLVLDEPVQGVDVAGQAELYSLITRLRDRHGCGVLMVSHDLHLVMSTTDQVVCLNRHVCCSGHPEQVSGDPAFVELFGKNAQSLAIYHHHHDHAHDLHGSVVSAPSASNHVHGDGCKHG
- the zur gene encoding zinc uptake transcriptional repressor Zur, giving the protein MPITPLASRPHDHSHCVHSALSEADAICARQGLRLTALRRRVLELVWQSHKPLGAYDILAVLSEQDGRRAAPPTVYRALDFLLENGLVHRISSLNAFVGCNHPEHAHQGQFLICRECHAAIELEQKSISDAIVASAKEVGFVVDTQTVEVVGLCSGCQGA
- the znuA gene encoding zinc ABC transporter substrate-binding protein ZnuA, whose protein sequence is MSRFFSLFVAFVASFLLIGSAQADVKVLTSIKPLQLIAAAVQDGVAVPQVLLPPGASPHHYALRPSDVRKVQSVDLLYWIGPDMEGFLPRVLNGRTLPSVAVQELPGLKLRHFAQDSASHEDHDDDGGDDHDHDHRPGTVDAHLWLSPHNARVIAARMAADLSAADPANAARYQSNLKGFNQRLDALDARIKARLAGVAGKPYFVFHEAFDYFEDNYGLKHAGVFAVAAEVQPGAQHVAAMRTRLQAVGKTCVFSEPPLRPRLAETLVAGLPVKLAELDALGGYTPATAQGYEQLLEKLGNDLAGCLESL
- a CDS encoding homoserine kinase, translated to MSVFTPLARPELETFLAPYGLGRLLDFQGIAAGSENTNFFISLERGEFVLTLVERGPVQEMPFFIELLDVLHNADLPVPYALRTTDGVALRELAGKPALLQPRLAGKHIKQANAQHCAQVGELLAHLHLATRDNMIKRKTDRGLDWMQEEGGKLLSHLDTEPRQLLEAALEEISSKKVGILALPRANIHADLFRDNAMFEGTHLTGLIDFYNACSGPMLYDVAIALNDWCSDDDGVLDGARARALLGAYAALRPFTAAEAQLWPTMLRVACVRFWLSRLIAAESFAGQDVLIHDPMEFQQRLAQRQTVHTVLPFAL
- a CDS encoding DUF2782 domain-containing protein, whose amino-acid sequence is MRTLNRLLLAGLFAFTPLAVMAADDAPSADPDVTIRTEGDNTIQEYRQNGFLYAIKVTPKNGKPYFLVRADGTDANFIRSDEPDMLIPSWKIFEWK